In Streptomyces sp. Li-HN-5-11, the sequence CGGCACCGACGAGCTTGTCCACGGGCAGCTCACGGAGCGAGGCGTAATGATCGAACACACCGACGCAGCAAGTGAGCTGATGGAGTCCTCCGCCGGCCAGGACTGCCTTTTCCACTGCTTTCGCGAGGGTGTCGGCACGGGTCGCGTCTCCTTCGACCACGTGCAGGGGCGAGCCCTTGCCCTCGCGGCGCAGTGCGGCAGCGTGCTCGGCGGACCGCTCGATCGCGGTGACCGTCGCGCCCTCGTGCAGGTAGGCCAGGGTGGCAGCTCTGCCGATGCCGGAACCGGCACCGGCGACGAGCATGCTCAGGCCGTCGAGGCGCCCGCTCACGGTGCCGGCCGCCTCTCCAGCAGCTCCGAGATCAGCTCCGGCTCTTGGAAGGTGAGGCAGTCGAGGGCGACCGCGTCCAGAAGGATCCTGCTGCCCCGGCGAGGCGACCAGATGTCCAGCCGCATGCCGTTGCGCGTCTCGACCTTGCGGATCACGACGTCGGCGAACTCGTTCGCGATGACGATCGGCTCCTCGGCCGACTGCTCCGGGTACTGCGAGACGTCACCGACCGGCGGACGCTCGATGGTGGGTTGCTTGCTGATCTCGTCCACGTCGTGCCTCGCTAGATCAGGATGGACAGGTTGTGCGCGTTGATCAGCGCCTGGTCGAAGGCCGCCCATCTGCGGGCCAGGCGCCATCCGTCCTCCGTGCGACGGACGACGTCCTTGCGGGACAGCGAGTAGAGACTCGGTGTCGGACTGGTGCCACGGCTGCGGTAGATGAAGCAGTTGGAGTGAACCTTGTACTCGTCCGGGTTGTCGCCCGGGTCGGCCAGAACGTTGGTGACGAAGTGCCGCGTCTGGGAGGGCGGTTGCTCCGCCCAGGCGAAGTCGGTCTCCAACCGCTGGATCCGCACCTCGAGGGTCTGCCGGTCGTCGTCGAAGATCCGCGACGTCGGCGAGAGATCCCAGACTGCGAGGCCTTCCCGGATCACTC encodes:
- a CDS encoding dihydrodiol dehydrogenase, producing MDEISKQPTIERPPVGDVSQYPEQSAEEPIVIANEFADVVIRKVETRNGMRLDIWSPRRGSRILLDAVALDCLTFQEPELISELLERRPAP
- a CDS encoding 3-phenylpropionate/cinnamic acid dioxygenase subunit beta gives rise to the protein MGEQPVDRDTVSEIQEFMFREALALDERRFRDWLAMLTDDIRYEAPLRVIREGLAVWDLSPTSRIFDDDRQTLEVRIQRLETDFAWAEQPPSQTRHFVTNVLADPGDNPDEYKVHSNCFIYRSRGTSPTPSLYSLSRKDVVRRTEDGWRLARRWAAFDQALINAHNLSILI